A section of the Paenibacillus yonginensis genome encodes:
- a CDS encoding cold shock domain-containing protein, translating to MKGTVKWFNAEKGYGFIQVEGGEDVFVHFSAIQGDGFKTLDEGQEVEFEITEGNRGPQAANVIKL from the coding sequence TTGAAAGGTACAGTTAAATGGTTCAACGCAGAAAAAGGCTACGGATTCATTCAAGTTGAAGGTGGCGAAGACGTATTCGTACACTTCTCCGCAATCCAAGGCGACGGTTTCAAAACTTTGGACGAAGGTCAAGAAGTTGAATTCGAAATCACTGAAGGCAACCGTGGCCCTCAAGCCGCTAACGTAATCAAATTATAA
- a CDS encoding tetraprenyl-beta-curcumene synthase family protein, translating into MIELNKSRHQVPSDPLRLMSRVYKFILPTVKTELSRIRQLASIIPDPELRKQALASIQTKEFHCQGGSVYAAANLSQRHVLIPLIVAFQTISDYLDNLCDRSTSMDADDFRLIHQSMLDAVIPDREPADYYALRTEKEDGGYLLGLVNQCRMCIRALPGYSAAQPYLVDLVGLYIDLQVYKHIKPELREPALLAWRQKHQARAPHLHWNEFAAATGSTLGMFMLFLSACDPDLDDAGASMVHQAYFPHVCGLHIMLDYLIDQAEDRLGGDLNFCSYYENDSETLTRIEMIAASARQDIKVLPVSSFHRMIIEGLLALYLSDPKVGQHMEIKEVSRRLMRRSPLTRLFFWANSRWIRKFL; encoded by the coding sequence TTGATAGAACTTAATAAGAGCCGCCATCAAGTGCCAAGCGATCCGCTTCGTTTGATGAGCCGGGTATATAAATTCATATTGCCAACCGTCAAGACGGAGTTGAGCCGGATAAGACAGCTTGCTTCTATAATTCCCGATCCAGAACTGCGCAAGCAGGCTTTAGCCAGCATTCAGACCAAGGAATTCCATTGCCAGGGCGGCAGCGTTTATGCCGCGGCCAATCTGTCGCAGCGCCACGTGTTGATTCCGTTAATCGTGGCTTTTCAGACGATCAGCGATTACCTGGACAACCTGTGTGACCGCAGTACATCCATGGATGCGGACGACTTTCGCCTCATCCACCAGTCTATGCTTGATGCTGTCATTCCTGACCGTGAGCCGGCGGATTATTATGCGCTGCGCACGGAGAAGGAGGACGGCGGTTATCTGCTCGGACTTGTGAATCAATGCAGGATGTGCATTCGGGCACTGCCGGGTTATTCTGCGGCACAGCCTTATCTTGTGGATCTGGTTGGTTTATATATTGACTTACAGGTGTACAAACACATCAAACCGGAATTGCGCGAACCTGCGCTACTGGCCTGGAGACAGAAACATCAGGCAAGAGCGCCTCATCTGCATTGGAATGAGTTTGCGGCGGCAACGGGCTCGACACTTGGCATGTTTATGCTGTTCCTGTCCGCTTGCGACCCCGATCTTGATGATGCAGGAGCGTCCATGGTTCATCAAGCGTATTTTCCGCATGTTTGCGGTCTTCATATTATGCTTGATTATTTAATTGATCAGGCCGAGGACCGTCTGGGCGGGGATCTGAATTTTTGCAGTTACTATGAAAACGACAGCGAAACGCTGACCCGGATTGAAATGATAGCGGCATCTGCCAGACAGGATATCAAGGTACTTCCGGTTTCTTCCTTTCACCGGATGATTATAGAAGGGCTGCTGGCGCTGTATCTTTCGGATCCGAAAGTGGGCCAGCACATGGAGATTAAGGAAGTGTCCCGCAGGCTGATGCGTAGAAGCCCGCTTACACGGCTGTTTTTCTGGGCCAACAGCAGGTGGATACGAAAGTTTCTGTAA
- the pfkA gene encoding 6-phosphofructokinase yields MSAVKKIAVLTSGGDSQGMNAAVRAVVRSAIFHGIEVYGVQRGYQGLLNNDIFSMDIRSVGDIIQRGGTILQSARCLEFKTLEGQQKGAAILRERGIDGLVVIGGDGSYQGAAKLSALGIKTMGLPGTIDNDISFTDYTIGFDTAVNVVVDAINKLRDTMSSHERSSVVEVMGRHCGDIALHAGLASGAETILIPEVPYDLNEVADRMRQNFEHGKRHSIVIVAEGVGRGEDVADALKERYPSIDPRVTVLGHIQRGGSPTPFDRNLASRLGDFAVRKLIEGDSNKACGVINGQLVATDIEKVVKTKKDFNMEMYELAQRLSQ; encoded by the coding sequence ATGTCAGCAGTAAAAAAAATTGCAGTTTTAACTAGTGGTGGCGATTCCCAGGGGATGAACGCTGCAGTACGCGCCGTCGTCCGCAGCGCTATTTTTCATGGAATAGAAGTTTATGGAGTTCAACGCGGTTATCAAGGATTGCTGAACAACGATATTTTCTCCATGGATATTCGGAGCGTCGGCGATATTATTCAGCGCGGGGGAACCATCCTCCAATCGGCACGTTGTCTCGAATTCAAGACGCTTGAAGGCCAGCAGAAGGGCGCGGCTATTTTGCGCGAACGCGGCATTGACGGACTTGTTGTGATCGGCGGGGACGGCTCCTATCAGGGCGCTGCCAAACTCAGCGCGCTCGGCATCAAAACGATGGGTCTGCCAGGCACAATTGACAACGATATTTCCTTCACGGATTATACAATCGGGTTTGATACGGCCGTTAATGTTGTGGTGGACGCCATCAATAAATTGCGCGATACGATGTCTTCTCATGAACGTTCCTCTGTGGTAGAGGTTATGGGCCGCCATTGCGGGGATATTGCCCTGCATGCAGGTCTCGCTTCCGGGGCGGAGACGATCCTGATTCCAGAGGTTCCTTACGATCTGAATGAGGTTGCCGACCGGATGAGACAAAACTTCGAGCACGGCAAGAGACACAGTATTGTTATCGTGGCTGAAGGGGTTGGCCGAGGTGAAGACGTGGCCGATGCGCTGAAGGAACGTTATCCGAGCATTGACCCGCGTGTAACGGTTCTGGGTCATATCCAGCGCGGAGGTTCCCCAACGCCGTTTGACCGCAACCTGGCAAGCCGTCTTGGTGATTTTGCCGTCCGCAAGCTGATTGAGGGCGACTCCAACAAAGCCTGCGGCGTTATTAACGGCCAGCTGGTGGCAACGGACATCGAGAAAGTCGTCAAGACGAAAAAAGATTTTAACATGGAAATGTACGAATTGGCTCAACGTTTGTCTCAATAA